A segment of the Deltaproteobacteria bacterium genome:
ATGGTGCCGACCCTCTCCTCTATGTTGCCGGGCGACCTGCCGCGGATCTTCATGGAGAAACTGAGGTTGCTGTAGACGTTTTTCTTGAAGACCCGCATGTGAGGCCAAAGGGCGTTGTCCTGAAAGACCATGCGGACCCCGCGGTGGGCCGGCTTTTCGCGGTCCACGCAGCGGCCGTGGATGTAAATGTGCCCCTCGTCCATCTTTTCCAGGCCGGCAACCAGGCGGAGCAGGGTCGTCTTCCCGCATCCCGTGGGTCCCACGATGGCGAGAAATTCGCGGTCCTCCACCACGAGGCAGACGTGGTCGACGGCGAGGATGGCTCCGAATCGTTTGGTGACCTGATCGAGGACGAGGCTCTTGTTGGGAGGGATGTAAGTCGGTGGTTTCATGGGAACCGGCCGTCCCTTTCTTGGGTCCGCAAGACATACTACAGGTCCGTTCCCGTGGTTGTCAAGGAGCGGCGGCCGGACCTTCCCCTTCCATTCGGCTGCGCTCGGGAGGGGACCCGTTCACCCCCCGGTCGGTACGTCGTGGCTTGCACGGTATCGCGGGGGAAGCGGGTTTTTCCGGCAGCCGGGGGAGGGAGGTCGGAAAATACTTGACACGTTTTTGGCGGTGTGATAGAGATGGTTTCGAAATGGCGAACGCGGTTCACAAGGCCGATCGATCTTCCAGAGCTTCTCCCGGGCTTTCCAGAAAAGCCCGGGGCACGGTGGGGGTTCCCTTTGCCGAGACTCCGGCCGGGGGGGCTGTCAAGTCCGTGTGGCGGGCTTTCAAGATATTGGAATCATTCGAGACCGGCGGGATGATGGGAGTCACCGAACTGAGCCGGAAGCTGGATTTCCCCAAGAGCAGTGTGTACGAGATAGTGACCACCCTGGTGGGCCAGGGCATACTGGAGAAGGATCCCGAGAGAAACAGGTACCGTCTCGGGTTGAGGCTCTTCGAGCTGGGCAACCGGGCTCGGGACAGCCTGGAGATCCGCAGGGTAGCCTCGCCGCTGCTCAAGACCCTCAACAGGGAGCTCGACGAGACTGTCCACCTGACCGTGCTTGAGAGCGGGGAGGTTCTCTACGTCGAGTGTTTCGAATCCACAAAGCGGCTCCGTACCTATTCTGTAATCGGTGTGAGGGCGCCGCTCCATTGCACGGCTGTTGGAAAGGCGATTCTCGCCTTTCTCGGAAGGGATGAGATCGAAGAGATCATCAGGAACAAGGGCCTGCCCGGGTTCACCGAAAGGACCATCACGGACAGGGGCGCCCTCCTGGCCGAGCTGGACCGGATCGTCGCCTCCGGCTATGCCGTGGACAACATGGAGCACGAGGAGGGAGTGCGCTGCGTGGGCTCGCCCATAAGGAACGGTATCGGTCGGGTTTTTGCGTCCATAAGCGTCTCCGGCCCTTCCCAGAGAATAACCGAACAGAGGATACCCGAGATCGGGAAGCTGGTCATGGCTGCTGCGGCCGAGATATCGAGGCGGCTCGGCTACGGGTCGCGGTGACCCGTAGCGTGAGGCCTTCGAGAGGTGCGCCCCCCCGGGGGGCCTGGGGCCGGGGTTGTTTTGGATGGTGATGTTTCATGCGGCCCGCACAGGGCGGATGTACCGAGGGCTGCGAAAGGAGGTGGTGGCCGCCTGATAGGAATCTTCCGGAAGAGGAGAGGGGGTGATGATCGTCGATTCCGGGCGATCTGCCTGGAAGACAAGGGGAAAAACCGTTTTTCATCGAGTCGGGGTTCGAAATTCCTTCACCAGGGAAGACAAGGAGGACTTACCATGGGCAATAGAATCGGGAGGGTATTGCTTGTAAGTATCGTCGTGGTGCTTGGACTCGTCCTCAGCCTCGGCGTTTCACTCGCCGCAGAGAAGACCTACACCCTTCGCTTCAACACGGTGGCAGGTCCGAATGAGCCCCAGACGATCGCCATGAGAAAATTCGCCGAGGTTGTCGGCAACCTGAGCGGCGGG
Coding sequences within it:
- a CDS encoding ABC transporter ATP-binding protein encodes the protein MKPPTYIPPNKSLVLDQVTKRFGAILAVDHVCLVVEDREFLAIVGPTGCGKTTLLRLVAGLEKMDEGHIYIHGRCVDREKPAHRGVRMVFQDNALWPHMRVFKKNVYSNLSFSMKIRGRSPGNIEERVGTIAGRIGIEKKLYPRKPAELSAGQKQMVGIGRAMTIKPLILLLDEPLSNVDPQRRLALRQQLKDYHVETGATTLYVTHNLPEAFSLADRIAVMEEGRIIQIDSPSRIRTHPVNQFVRDFLRCFEM
- a CDS encoding IclR family transcriptional regulator, giving the protein MANAVHKADRSSRASPGLSRKARGTVGVPFAETPAGGAVKSVWRAFKILESFETGGMMGVTELSRKLDFPKSSVYEIVTTLVGQGILEKDPERNRYRLGLRLFELGNRARDSLEIRRVASPLLKTLNRELDETVHLTVLESGEVLYVECFESTKRLRTYSVIGVRAPLHCTAVGKAILAFLGRDEIEEIIRNKGLPGFTERTITDRGALLAELDRIVASGYAVDNMEHEEGVRCVGSPIRNGIGRVFASISVSGPSQRITEQRIPEIGKLVMAAAAEISRRLGYGSR